The proteins below come from a single Malus sylvestris chromosome 3, drMalSylv7.2, whole genome shotgun sequence genomic window:
- the LOC126614372 gene encoding uncharacterized protein At5g64816, with product MVEVWWSLLAAIPAVVAGQAFRVKKRHAEEQRIKSARGREKSSDEIFVCERVCTSKRMLKKVGAFSKDPIPDTCVTVCGVSELDACADACARTVCVNQHQVPNWNDICLRRCQSECLKLSSSSSL from the coding sequence ATGGTGGAAGTGTGGTGGTCCCTCTTAGCTGCTATCCCTGCAGTGGTTGCAGGACAAGCATTTCGAGTGAAGAAAAGGCATGCCGAAGAGCAGAGAATAAAGAGCGCTAGAGGAAGGGAGAAGAGTTCTGATGAGATTTTTGTCTGCGAAAGGGTATGCACGTCGAAGAGAATGCTGAAAAAGGTTGGTGCATTCTCAAAGGACCCAATTCCTGATACTTGTGTTACAGTCTGCGGTGTATCTGAGCTTGATGCGTGTGCTGATGCTTGCGCACGCACTGTATGTGTAAACCAGCATCAAGTACCCAACTGGAATGACATCTGCCTTCGGAGATGCCAGAGTGAGTGCTTGAAACTCTCTTCTTCAAGTTCTCTTTAA